GGTGAGCACGGTCTGCGGGCGGGGTGGGCGGTCGGGGGCGACAGGACGGGACATGCGGGCCTCCTGGCGGTGGGTGCGGGCCGGTCGTCGGCCCACTCTGTCACGACGGCGTCGGGTCGGCTCCCGGCGGCCGTCGGCCCGGCACGGCCCCGGGACCCGTCCTAGGGCGTCCAGTAGCATCGGGGGAGCCGTGCCGGCGCCGGACCCCGCCGGACTCCCGGCACTCCCGCCCGCGATCCCCGGAGGAACCCATGACGTCACTGGCCGAGCTCGCCGGAACGTGGACCCTGGATCCGGAGCACACGAGCATCGGCTTCTCGGCGCGTCATGCGATGGTGACGAAGGTGCGCGGGGCGTTCAACGACGTCGCCGGCACCCTGGTCATCGACCCCCGGGGCCTGGAGCACTCCCACGTGAGCGTCACGGCCATGGCGGAGAGCATCGACACCCGCAACGAGAACCGGGACGAGCACCTGCGCTCCCGCGACTTCTTCGACGTCGCCACGTATCCGGACATCACGTTCCGCTCCACCTCGACCGTGGAGCGCGGGGACTGGAGCTTCCTGGTGGTCGGGGACCTCACGCTGCGCGGGGTCGCCCACGAGGTGATCGTGCCGCTCGAGCTGGTGGGCGTGGACGTGGACCCGTTCGGCCTCACCCGCGCGGGCTTCGAGGGCTCGCGCCGCGTGGACCGCCGGCAGTGGGGCCTCGAGTGGAACACCCCCCTGGACTTCGGCGGCGTCCTGATCTCCGAGCGCATCACCCTGGAGTTCGAGCTCTCCCTGATCCGCGACGCCGCGTGAGCCGCGCCTCCGACGCCGACCGCGCCCCGTCCGACCCCCTCCTCGTCCCGGGCCCTCCTGCGGGCACCGGGCGTCTGCTGTCCCTGCTGGTCGCCGCCGCGTTCGTGGTGATCCTCAACGAGACGATCATGTCCGTGGCCCTGCCCACGCTCATGCAGGAGTTCGCCGTCACGGCCGCCACCGCCCAGTGGCTCACCACCGGCTTCATGCTCACCATGGCCGTGGTCATCCCGTTCACCGGGTGGCTGCTCACCCGGCTGCCGCTGCGGGCCGTGTTCGTGCTCGCCATGTCCACGTTCCTCGCGGGCACCGTCATGGCGGGCCTCGCTCCCGTGTTCGGCGTGCTGATCGCCGGGCGGGTGGTGCAGGCCGTGGGAACCGCACTGATGATGCCGCTGCTGATGACCACCGTGATGAATGTGGTCCCCGTGACCCGGCGCGGCGCCACCATGGGCGTGATCTCCGTGGTCATCTCGGTGGCCCCGGCGACCGGGCCCACCGTGGGCGGGGTGATCCTCGAGCACCTGACGTGGCGGTGGATGTTCGGCACCGTGGCGCCGATCGCCCTGGCCGCCCTGGTGGCCGGGTCGGTGTGGGTGCGCGACGTGACGGAGCGGCGGCGGGTGCCCCTCGACGTCGTCTCGGGCCTGCTCTCCGCCGCCGGGTTCGCCTCCCTCGTCTTCGGGCTGTCCTCGATCGGCGAGGCCGCCGCCGGCCATGCGCCGCTGCCCCCGGTGCTGCCGATCGCCGCCGGTGTCGTGGTCCTGTCCGTGTTCGCGGCGCGCCAGCTCCGCCTGGGGGACGCGGCCCTGCTCGACCTGCGGGTCCTCGCCCGCCCCGGGTACGCGGTGCCCCTGGGCGTGCTGCTCGTGGGGATGATGGCCCTGTTCGGCACACTGATCCTCCTGCCGCTCTACCTGCAGTCCGTGCTCGGCTGGGACGCCCAGGCCACGGGGCTGGCCCTGCTGCCCGGCGGCCTGGTGATGGCCTCGGTGGCCTACGTCACCGGCCGGGCCTACGACCGCGTGGGCCCGCGCCCCCTCGTGCGCCCCGGCGCCGTCCTCGCCGCCGCCGGGCTGTGGGGCTACGCGCTCCTCCTCGGCCCGGCGACGACGGCCGGCCTGGTGACGGCCCTGCACGTCACCCTGTCCGCGGGGCTGGGGCTGCTGTTCGGGCCGCTGATGACCACCGCCCTGGGCGCCCTCGACCGCCCGCAGTACCCGCACGGCTCGGCGCTGCTCTCCACGCTCCAGCAGGTGGCCGCCGCGACGGGCACCGCCGTGTTCATCACCGTGCTCACCGTGGGCACGGCCGCGGGCCTGGCGGCCGGGGCCGGTCAGATGGAGGCCACCATGCGCGGCGTCCACACCGCCTTCCTCACCGGCGCCGTCGTGCACCTCGTCTCCCTGGTCGGCGCGTTCCGGGTGCGCCGGCCGGCACCGGCGCCTGAGACGGCGGGCTGAGGCCGTGCCCCTGGTCCTGCTCGTCCTCGTCTCCCTGCTGAGCCAGCAGCTGGGCGCCTCCGTGGCGGGCCTGCTCTTCGACGACGTCGGCTCGGCCGGCATGGTCGCGCTGCGCATCGTCTTCTCCGCCGCGGTCCTGCTCGCCGTCACCCGGCCCTCGCGTGCCACGCTGGCCGGGCTCGGCCGGCCCGGGTGGGCCGCCGTCGTCGGGCTCGGGGCCGCGATGACCGGCATGAACCTGATGATCTACGAGGCGTTCGCGCGCATCCCACAGGGCGTGGCGGTGACGTTCGAGGTGCTCGGCCCGCTGGCGCTGTCCGTGCTGGCCCGGCCGTCCTGGCGCTCGGGGCTGTGGGCGGCGATCGCCCTGGCGGGCATCGCCGTGCTGGGACGGGACGGGTTCTCCCCCGAGAGCGGGATCCACGCCGCCGGCCTGGATCCCGTGGGCGTGGCGCTCGCCCTGGGCGCGGCGGCGTGCTGGGCCGGGTACATCGTGCTGTCCCGACGCGCGGGCACCCATCTGCCCGGTGTGCAGGGCCTGGCCCTGGCGGCGGCGGCGGGGTCGCTGCTCGCGGTGCCGGTGGGCGTGGGGACGGCCGGGACCGCGCTGGCCGACCCCGTGGTGCTGGCGGTGGGCCTGGCGGTGGCGCTGCTGTCCACGGCCGTGCCGTACGGGATCGAGATGCAGGTGCTGCGGCGCATGCCCACAGCCCTGTTCTCCCTGCTGACCTGCCTGTCCCCCGTGGCCGCGGCGCTGACGGCCTGGGCCGTGCGCGGCCAGGAGCTCGGCGGGCCGGACCTGGCGGGGATGGCGCTGGTGATCGCCGCCTGCGCGGCCGCCGTGTGGACCGGCCGCGAACGCCCGGTCCGGGGCGCGGGTTCCGGGCTGGGCGGCCGCGGCGCGCTCAGCGGGCGCTGAAGGCCGCGATCCAGAGGACGGCCGGGAGGGCCACGGCGATCAGTGCGAAGAAGCCGACCACGAGGGCCCGTCCGCCGCGGGAGCCCACGTTCACCGTGGTGCCGACGCCGTAGCCGGGACGCTTGGGCACCATGACGCGAGAGTCCTCGGGGTCCTTCATCAGGCCCGCCGCGGTCCAGCGGGCGTCCTCGGCCTCGTCCTCCGGGGTGGGTCGGACCCCGGCCTCGGCGGCCCGCGCACGCATGGCCCGCTGCTGCCACGCGACGATCGGGCCCATGGCCAGCAGCGTGCCACCCAGGACGAGGGTGGCGCCCAGGGGCATGACCCACCACGGCAGGGCGCCGTCCCCGCCGCCGAGCACGGTGAGGGTGGTCGGGACCGTGAGCAGGGAGACCAGGAGCATCACCACGCCCACCAGCACCGTGGTGCCGCGCGCGGTCCCCTCGGTCTGGAAGCGCCGCCATGGGTTCGGCTCGGCCGGGCCGTGTGCGCCGGCGGCGGTCGGCTGCCCCGCACCCATGCGGACCAGCGGGATGGTCAGGGCCATGACCGCGCACGTGCCGAGGGAGATGAGCGGGCCCAGCGCGAGCGAGCCGAGCGAGGTGTCCTCCCACGCGTCGGGGCGGCCGTCGGGGCCCCAGTGCGTGGGGATCCGGTCCGGCAGGCCGGGCAGGGCGAGCCACGCGGCCACGATCAGGCCGAGGTTGAGCAGGGCCGCGGCCAGCAGCGGCAGCCAGGAGCGGCCACGACCGGCGCGGAGGGCGTCGGCGTACGGGTCGGACGGCCCGGGCGAGGGCGGAGTGTCATGAGTCACACCCTCAGCCTATGGGGTCCATGTGCGGGGGCCGTGTCCGGGCCCACCCTCGCAGGGCGGGACCTCCGGCCCGCCCGGTTACGCGGTTCCCGTGAGGGCGAGGACCGCGTAGACCAGCATCGGGGAGGCGAGGGCCACGCCGGCCACCGCGGTCCACCGCCAGGCGACACGAGCCGAGGACGTCAGGAAGGTCCGCACGGTCGCCACCACCGCCGCGGCCAGGCCGAGCAGGGCCACCACCACGATGCGTGATTCGATCCGTGCCACCGCGTCCTCCGTGCCCCAGGGAGCGGAGAGGCCCTGGACGAAGGTGAGGGCGAGGAGCAAGAAGCACACCAGCACCGCCGAGGGCGTGCCCAGCAGCACCCAAGCCGCCACCGCCGTGATGCGGGCCGTCACCAGGGAGCGTGGGGTCGGCTCACGCGGCGGGGCCCACCCACCACCCGCAACCGGCGGGGTCGGTGGCGACGGCGACCCGTCACCGCGCCCCGGCGTCCCCCCGCCCGTCCCCGTTCCGGGGTCGTGTCCGGCTCCTGCCTGCATCATGGCCCCCTCCGTCTCGGCTCCAGGATGTCAGGATGGCCGGATGAGCGCAGAGTTCTCCACAGGCACCCGACTGCTCCTGATCGCGGACACCCACATCCCGAAGAAGGCGCGCGCCATGCCCGCCCAGGTGTGGGAGGAGGTGGCGCGGGCCGACGTCGTGCTCCACGCCGGCGACTGGGTGGACGAGGCCGTCCTGGACGAGCTCGAGGCGCGCGCGGCGCGCGTGGTGGGCGTGTGGGGCAACAACGACGGGCCCGCCCTGCGGGGGCGGCTGCCGGAGGTGGCGCGCGTGGAGCTGGGCGGCGTGCGGATCGCGATGGTCCACGAGACGGGCGCGGCCGCGGGACGCGAGAAGCGCATGGCCGCGGCGTTCGACGACGTGGACGTGCTGGTGTTCGGGCACAGCCACATCCCGTGGGACACCGTCGCCGGCCCCGAGACCGCGAACCCCGGGCTGCGCCTGCTCAACCCCGGCTCCTGCACGGACCGCCGCCGCCA
This Micrococcus flavus DNA region includes the following protein-coding sequences:
- a CDS encoding YceI family protein, with translation MTSLAELAGTWTLDPEHTSIGFSARHAMVTKVRGAFNDVAGTLVIDPRGLEHSHVSVTAMAESIDTRNENRDEHLRSRDFFDVATYPDITFRSTSTVERGDWSFLVVGDLTLRGVAHEVIVPLELVGVDVDPFGLTRAGFEGSRRVDRRQWGLEWNTPLDFGGVLISERITLEFELSLIRDAA
- a CDS encoding MDR family MFS transporter, with the translated sequence MSRASDADRAPSDPLLVPGPPAGTGRLLSLLVAAAFVVILNETIMSVALPTLMQEFAVTAATAQWLTTGFMLTMAVVIPFTGWLLTRLPLRAVFVLAMSTFLAGTVMAGLAPVFGVLIAGRVVQAVGTALMMPLLMTTVMNVVPVTRRGATMGVISVVISVAPATGPTVGGVILEHLTWRWMFGTVAPIALAALVAGSVWVRDVTERRRVPLDVVSGLLSAAGFASLVFGLSSIGEAAAGHAPLPPVLPIAAGVVVLSVFAARQLRLGDAALLDLRVLARPGYAVPLGVLLVGMMALFGTLILLPLYLQSVLGWDAQATGLALLPGGLVMASVAYVTGRAYDRVGPRPLVRPGAVLAAAGLWGYALLLGPATTAGLVTALHVTLSAGLGLLFGPLMTTALGALDRPQYPHGSALLSTLQQVAAATGTAVFITVLTVGTAAGLAAGAGQMEATMRGVHTAFLTGAVVHLVSLVGAFRVRRPAPAPETAG
- a CDS encoding EamA family transporter; the protein is MPLVLLVLVSLLSQQLGASVAGLLFDDVGSAGMVALRIVFSAAVLLAVTRPSRATLAGLGRPGWAAVVGLGAAMTGMNLMIYEAFARIPQGVAVTFEVLGPLALSVLARPSWRSGLWAAIALAGIAVLGRDGFSPESGIHAAGLDPVGVALALGAAACWAGYIVLSRRAGTHLPGVQGLALAAAAGSLLAVPVGVGTAGTALADPVVLAVGLAVALLSTAVPYGIEMQVLRRMPTALFSLLTCLSPVAAALTAWAVRGQELGGPDLAGMALVIAACAAAVWTGRERPVRGAGSGLGGRGALSGR
- a CDS encoding DUF1648 domain-containing protein, translated to MTHDTPPSPGPSDPYADALRAGRGRSWLPLLAAALLNLGLIVAAWLALPGLPDRIPTHWGPDGRPDAWEDTSLGSLALGPLISLGTCAVMALTIPLVRMGAGQPTAAGAHGPAEPNPWRRFQTEGTARGTTVLVGVVMLLVSLLTVPTTLTVLGGGDGALPWWVMPLGATLVLGGTLLAMGPIVAWQQRAMRARAAEAGVRPTPEDEAEDARWTAAGLMKDPEDSRVMVPKRPGYGVGTTVNVGSRGGRALVVGFFALIAVALPAVLWIAAFSAR
- a CDS encoding metallophosphoesterase family protein yields the protein MSAEFSTGTRLLLIADTHIPKKARAMPAQVWEEVARADVVLHAGDWVDEAVLDELEARAARVVGVWGNNDGPALRGRLPEVARVELGGVRIAMVHETGAAAGREKRMAAAFDDVDVLVFGHSHIPWDTVAGPETANPGLRLLNPGSCTDRRRQPVCTLLRAVAQDGELTEVELVPVDRTP